Proteins encoded together in one Fimbriiglobus ruber window:
- the msrB gene encoding peptide-methionine (R)-S-oxide reductase MsrB, protein MTHSVDTKDRPAGRTSAAGYDLTPPTEAERDALSAKLTPEERRVLLHQGTEPPFCGGLLNNKESGVFTCRLCGLPVFRSSTKFESGTGWPSFFAPFDPDHVAFVADKSHGMIRTEIRCGRCGGHLGHVFDDGPRPTGLRFCVNSASLAFTPSVTEAKT, encoded by the coding sequence ATGACACATTCAGTCGACACCAAAGACCGACCCGCGGGCCGGACCTCGGCCGCCGGGTACGACTTAACTCCACCCACCGAAGCCGAACGTGACGCGCTGTCCGCCAAGCTGACTCCGGAAGAGCGACGAGTTCTGCTGCATCAAGGGACTGAGCCGCCTTTCTGTGGCGGGCTGTTGAACAACAAAGAGAGCGGCGTCTTCACCTGCCGGCTGTGCGGCCTGCCCGTCTTTCGCTCGTCGACCAAGTTCGAGTCCGGCACCGGCTGGCCGAGTTTCTTCGCCCCGTTCGATCCCGACCACGTGGCGTTCGTCGCGGACAAGAGTCACGGCATGATCCGGACAGAGATCCGCTGCGGGCGATGTGGCGGACACCTGGGCCACGTCTTCGACGACGGCCCGCGGCCGACGGGGCTGCGGTTCTGCGTCAACTCGGCTTCGCTGGCGTTTACCC
- the ndk gene encoding nucleoside-diphosphate kinase: MQKTLILLKPDAVQRRLVGEITRRFEQKGLRLAGLKLVQAPRELAEKHYAVHKGKPFYESLLTFLTSGPTVAMVWEGREAVAACRNLMGVTDGVKAGPGTVRGDLALSVQNNLVHGSDSPENAATEIALWFKPEDLVGYAITDSSWVG, translated from the coding sequence ATGCAAAAGACCCTCATCCTGCTCAAGCCCGACGCGGTCCAGCGCCGCCTGGTCGGGGAGATCACCCGCCGGTTCGAGCAGAAAGGGCTCCGTCTCGCCGGGTTGAAGCTCGTCCAGGCCCCGCGCGAGCTGGCCGAAAAGCACTACGCGGTCCACAAGGGCAAGCCCTTCTACGAATCCCTACTCACGTTCCTGACGAGCGGCCCGACGGTGGCGATGGTGTGGGAGGGCCGGGAAGCGGTGGCCGCGTGCCGCAACCTGATGGGCGTGACCGACGGGGTGAAGGCCGGCCCGGGAACGGTCCGCGGCGACCTCGCCCTGAGCGTCCAGAACAACCTCGTCCACGGCAGCGACAGCCCCGAGAACGCGGCGACCGAAATCGCCCTCTGGTTCAAGCCCGAAGACCTGGTCGGCTACGCGATCACTGACTCTTCGTGGGTCGGCTAA
- a CDS encoding DJ-1/PfpI family protein, whose translation MPQVLLVIGDAAEVLDTFYPLHRLREEGYTVHVAGPAARVYHLVLHERPADWDITVETPGYTLAADVAFASVNPDDYAGMVISGGRAPEYLRYDADLLRVTRAMFAAGKPVASVCHGIEIVAAAGVLNGVRATTVAKCKLDIETVGGQYVDAEVVVCGGLVTARTWHDNPAWMREYIKLLNAACGGKPVR comes from the coding sequence ATGCCGCAAGTTTTACTCGTGATCGGCGACGCGGCCGAAGTCCTCGACACCTTCTACCCACTCCACCGACTCCGCGAGGAGGGGTACACGGTTCACGTCGCCGGGCCGGCGGCGCGGGTCTACCACCTCGTGCTGCACGAGCGGCCGGCCGACTGGGACATCACGGTCGAGACGCCCGGCTACACGCTCGCGGCGGATGTCGCCTTCGCCAGTGTGAATCCGGACGACTACGCCGGCATGGTCATCTCCGGCGGCCGGGCCCCGGAGTACCTGCGGTACGACGCGGACTTGCTGCGGGTCACGCGGGCGATGTTCGCGGCCGGTAAGCCGGTCGCGTCCGTGTGCCACGGGATCGAGATCGTCGCCGCGGCGGGGGTACTCAACGGGGTTCGGGCGACGACAGTCGCGAAGTGCAAACTGGACATCGAAACGGTCGGCGGTCAGTACGTCGATGCCGAGGTGGTAGTGTGCGGGGGGCTCGTCACCGCGCGAACGTGGCACGACAACCCGGCGTGGATGCGGGAGTACATCAAGCTGCTGAACGCGGCCTGCGGGGGCAAACCCGTCCGGTGA